The following are encoded in a window of Anoplopoma fimbria isolate UVic2021 breed Golden Eagle Sablefish chromosome 3, Afim_UVic_2022, whole genome shotgun sequence genomic DNA:
- the pold3 gene encoding DNA polymerase delta subunit 3 isoform X2 — MDELYLDNIDEYVHDQDKIVTYKWLSLTLGVHVNTAKQMLYHYLDHKRKESSAQLHATYLVSGKFVDNGQTSHKVSVVKEDQLEDFKSKMSLLVSVHVYSIQKALLKDSGPLYSVDYDAVKDNMQNCSRYSAIRCASAVPMELQETREIQRSPTPEPANKKPAMNGEANLASKPSSKAQKGIMGMFANKSAPKNQDGGKDVKSEQKEDAPVVDVPKSKPETKANPMMNFFGSQAAKKAEKTVKKEEEAAQSSSSAEQRHQTSQPEEKKAAAAAVELPKESKEDSRSKTKRLKDSDSEEEKMDKKKRRRIKKPEPDSSDEDVIPDSPQQMETREASPSPKKKVEPVPHSHGNFEMKMRKRRRVLKSRTFLDDEGCIVTEKGYESESYSETEDDVQAAKQAPKHPVPAKLPSSTKQDEKKSQKKTSANANKGSKQASIMGFFQKK, encoded by the exons AATGCTCTACCATTATTTGGATCACAAGAGGAAGGAAAGTTCAGCCCAGCTCCATGCCACCTACCTCGTGTCGGGGAAGTTTGTGGACAATGGACAAACG AGTCACAAGGTGTCAGTTGTCAAAGAGGATCAGTTGGAAG ATTTCAAATCCAAAATGAGCTTGCTAGTCAGTGTCCATGTCTACAGCATCCAGAAAGCTCTCCTCAAAGACAGCGGCCCCCTCTACAGCGTTGACTATGATGCCGTGAAAGACAATATGCAGAACTGCAGCAG ATACAGTGCGATCCGCTGTGCCAGTGCGGTGCCCATGGAGCTGCAGGAGACGAGAGAAATCCAGCGTTCTCCGACACCAGAGCCTGCAAACAAAAAACCTGCCATGAATGGAGAGGCCAATCTGGCTTCAAAACCTTCCTCCAAGGCGCAGAAAGGCATCATGGGAATGTTTGCAAATAAGTCCGCTCCTAAGAACCAGGATGGTGGCAAAGACGTCAAGTCGGAGCAGAAGGAGGATGCACCTGTG GTCGATGTCCCCAAAAGCAAACCTGAAACAAAAGCCAATCCTATGATGAACTTCTTTGGGAGTCAAGCAGCAA agaaagcagaaaaaacagtgaagaaggaggaggaagcagctcaGTCATCATCCTCAGCAGAGCAGCGACATCAGACTTCACAGCCTGAAGAAaagaaagctgctgctgctgcagtggagCTGCCTAAAGAATCCAAGGAAGACTCcaggag CAAAACCAAGAGACTCAAGGATTCTGACAGCGAAGAGGAGAAAATGGACAAGAAAAAGAGACGAAGGATAAAAAAGCCTGAACCAGACAGCAGCGATGAAGATG TCATTCCAGATTCTCCACAGCAGATGGAAACAAGAGAAGCATCACCAAGTCCAAAGAAGAAGGTGGAGCCTGTTCCTCATTCACAT GGGAACTTTGAAATgaagatgagaaagagaagacGAGTCCTGAAATCTCGGACGTTTTTAGATGATGAAGGATGCATCG tgACAGAGAAAGGCTATGAGAGCGAATCGTACTCTGAAACAGAAGACGACGTTCAGGCCGCTAAACAAGCTCCAAAACATCCCGTCCCTGCAAAACTACCATCAAGTACCAAACAGGACGAGAAGAAAAGTCAGAAGAAAACGTCtgcaaatgcaaacaaaggATCCAAACAAGCTTCGATTATGGGATTTTTCCAAAAGAAATGA
- the pold3 gene encoding DNA polymerase delta subunit 3 isoform X1 — translation MDELYLDNIDEYVHDQDKIVTYKWLSLTLGVHVNTAKQMLYHYLDHKRKESSAQLHATYLVSGKFVDNGQTSHKVSVVKEDQLEDFKSKMSLLVSVHVYSIQKALLKDSGPLYSVDYDAVKDNMQNCSRYSAIRCASAVPMELQETREIQRSPTPEPANKKPAMNGEANLASKPSSKAQKGIMGMFANKSAPKNQDGGKDVKSEQKEDAPVVDVPKSKPETKANPMMNFFGSQAAKKAEKTVKKEEEAAQSSSSAEQRHQTSQPEEKKAAAAAVELPKESKEDSRSKTKRLKDSDSEEEKMDKKKRRRIKKPEPDSSDEDVIPDSPQQMETREASPSPKKKVEPVPHSHQGNFEMKMRKRRRVLKSRTFLDDEGCIVTEKGYESESYSETEDDVQAAKQAPKHPVPAKLPSSTKQDEKKSQKKTSANANKGSKQASIMGFFQKK, via the exons AATGCTCTACCATTATTTGGATCACAAGAGGAAGGAAAGTTCAGCCCAGCTCCATGCCACCTACCTCGTGTCGGGGAAGTTTGTGGACAATGGACAAACG AGTCACAAGGTGTCAGTTGTCAAAGAGGATCAGTTGGAAG ATTTCAAATCCAAAATGAGCTTGCTAGTCAGTGTCCATGTCTACAGCATCCAGAAAGCTCTCCTCAAAGACAGCGGCCCCCTCTACAGCGTTGACTATGATGCCGTGAAAGACAATATGCAGAACTGCAGCAG ATACAGTGCGATCCGCTGTGCCAGTGCGGTGCCCATGGAGCTGCAGGAGACGAGAGAAATCCAGCGTTCTCCGACACCAGAGCCTGCAAACAAAAAACCTGCCATGAATGGAGAGGCCAATCTGGCTTCAAAACCTTCCTCCAAGGCGCAGAAAGGCATCATGGGAATGTTTGCAAATAAGTCCGCTCCTAAGAACCAGGATGGTGGCAAAGACGTCAAGTCGGAGCAGAAGGAGGATGCACCTGTG GTCGATGTCCCCAAAAGCAAACCTGAAACAAAAGCCAATCCTATGATGAACTTCTTTGGGAGTCAAGCAGCAA agaaagcagaaaaaacagtgaagaaggaggaggaagcagctcaGTCATCATCCTCAGCAGAGCAGCGACATCAGACTTCACAGCCTGAAGAAaagaaagctgctgctgctgcagtggagCTGCCTAAAGAATCCAAGGAAGACTCcaggag CAAAACCAAGAGACTCAAGGATTCTGACAGCGAAGAGGAGAAAATGGACAAGAAAAAGAGACGAAGGATAAAAAAGCCTGAACCAGACAGCAGCGATGAAGATG TCATTCCAGATTCTCCACAGCAGATGGAAACAAGAGAAGCATCACCAAGTCCAAAGAAGAAGGTGGAGCCTGTTCCTCATTCACAT CAGGGGAACTTTGAAATgaagatgagaaagagaagacGAGTCCTGAAATCTCGGACGTTTTTAGATGATGAAGGATGCATCG tgACAGAGAAAGGCTATGAGAGCGAATCGTACTCTGAAACAGAAGACGACGTTCAGGCCGCTAAACAAGCTCCAAAACATCCCGTCCCTGCAAAACTACCATCAAGTACCAAACAGGACGAGAAGAAAAGTCAGAAGAAAACGTCtgcaaatgcaaacaaaggATCCAAACAAGCTTCGATTATGGGATTTTTCCAAAAGAAATGA